The genomic region TTCCCCCTTAACTCATCATCAGAGAGTAATTTAACATCTTCTTCTAAGAGATTAATTTCTGTAATGTAGTGTTGGTACTTTTTTAGTTTACGAGCGTTGGGATCGCCCAACAATAGTTTTAGCATGGCAAGTTATCAAATATTAAGTGTTAATTGTTGACTGATGAGTTTTGACAGGTGAGCTACTTAGTGTAGCCTTTACATTCTACCAGCAACATACTCCTATAGAGATTCTATCTCATAAACAAAATGTATGCTCCTGGAACTCATTAAATTAGGTAATATTATCGATTTCCAGCTGGTTAGGTCACGGGTTGAATACCGGTGAGTAGACCCATTATAAATCCTAGGACTACACTCCCGCCAAAAATGATTAACATTAGTATGAGTAACTGACGTTGAATTCGAGTATGTTTGGGCTTGGTCTTGAATAAGTTTGACACAATGATAAAACTCTACTATATCAAGTTGGAGATTCAGGAGAAGATGGCAATTACAGGTAGTCAAAAAATATTTCTGGCACTAATCTGAGTTCTCCTGATTTAAATTTACTAATTTCTACCCAGAGGGCGCGATGTTTTTTCTGGGGTGTTTCTGAAAAGGTGAGACTTTCTATTTGATAAAATCTGGGGTCAGCAAAGTCACATTGGTAAAGTTGAATGATTTCATGTCCCTGGTTACCATCAAAAATAAATAGGTTTTCTATACAACCTAAATAGCTAATATTGGTTAGTTCGGCTTGAATTTCTTCTTGAAATTCTCTCGCTAATGCCATTCGACTGCTTTCCCCGAATTCTATCCCTCCACCTAAAGCTCGATAAAATGTTGATTGCTTGGTTGGATCATATCCCTCGGAAACAAATATTCTTTCCCCATCTCTGATTAGGGCTAGAACTATAACACGAATCTCACCTGGTTTGTTCATCTTTCTTTTAGTTCTCGTAAATTGAGTAAGCACGCATCTCCTCATTCTCTACTGGCCAATCTTCGTTTTCTCCCCCAATATATAGGATTTCTATCACAATATACTCTTCATTTAACTGCAACAGTGCATTCAAAAGAATGTCTAATGCGATCGCATCGCTTGTGCCTAGGTCGAACCAGCATCTTCCCCATTCTCCCTCATATTCAAATTCCCCCATGTTGTGCATGAGAGCTACCATGGAACGACTATAACCTTCCCTATCATAATCTATGTAGTTTAGGTCTACACCAGTTTCTTGTATTTGCAAGTTCTCGGCGTTAAATCCTCCTAGTTTCCCTAAATAAAACCAGGAGTTAAAAACCTCTTCCACATATTGTTTTTCCTGCGGGGAGGGAATTGTCCCAAACTTAAACCAAATCCAGACATCAAAGGGGTTAAATTCTCGAAATTGAATGTGCATTTTAGTGGTTTCTTCAGTAGTTTCTTTAATCTCTAATTGCTTTTAAGTCTAGCTTGAGCCTGGCTACGCTCATACTCAATTTGTTTGACTAAACTAGAAGGAATTTGGGATTTCTTGGCTAGGGCTAAATCAAAATTGGCGATCGCCTGTTGAATCAAATTCTGGTCTTGTTCTCTTTTGGCTTGCTCATGAAGAATTTGAGCTTTGAGATAATAAATTTCTGGATTGTCACTAGTGCTATTTAAAGCTCGATTGACATATTCTAGGGCTTCCTGGTATTGTTGTAAATCTCGATATGCTAAAGCAATACCTCTATCTACCAAGTAACGAGGTGCGGCATTTTGTTGCCATTGTTCAATTGCCTGTTCTGGACTAGTAAAGGGTAAGTTTACCGCCAACATCAAGTTCATATACCCCCTAATTAAATTTAACTCAGGATCATTAGCATCAATAGCCTCTGCCTGGTCTAAATATTCATAGACCTTTTTTAACTGTAAAAAGGCCTGAGAAGCACCCTTCCAAACCCCTTGACGAGTGAGAGTTGTCGCTCCAATTAGAAAGTTGCCCACTCCAGTGTATAAATTACCACGCAAGGGATTAGTCGCAGTCAACTTTTCACCAGTTTCTAAAGTTTTTCGACTATACTTCTCCAAAGCAACCCAATCTTGATTAACATAGGACAGGGACGCTTTTAAAGCATAAACCAAGGGTTCCCCCGGTTCCTCGACCATGGCTTTTTTCAGATGATCTTCACCTGCTCCATAATTCCCCTGTTCAAAAATTGCTCTAAAAGCCGCTTCAGTGCGATCGCCAATTTTATGAGGTTGATTAACACGGAATGGGTCTCCTGCAAAGGCTGTATTAATGCTCAAACCAAGAGCTAGGGTAGCCATAGAAACCACCCGAACAAAGGATAAATTTCTGGTGGGAGTGAGGAAAGCAATTAAAAAACCTTTGGATATCATAATTTACAAAGTAGTTACAGCACTTAAACTCAAGTTATTTGTACGTAGGAGAAACAAAACACACTCAATAATATACAGAAAAGTCGGAGAAACTTTATTTCAATTACCTGGAACCTATCTTATCAAATGCTCTATCTTCAAAATCTAACTTATCACCCCACAGCTTGTCCCACTCCAATTCTCCAAGCTATTAATTTGGAACTACCACCTCAAAAACTAGGACTAGTAATTGGACCAAGTGGATCTGGTAAAAGTACCCTATTAGAGATTTTATCAGGACTTGCGGAACCCACTAGTGGTGGTATATTTTGGAGGGAACAAGAACTAGTCCCAGAACACCTGCAACAACTAGCGGGGATAGTATTTCAATTTCCAGAAAGACACTTTTGTGGGGGCACAATTTTGGAAGAGTTGCGTTTGGGTCATCCAGAACTAGGACTGGAGAGGGTCAAGAATGCATTAAAGGAGGTAGGACTAGAGAGTTTACCCTTATCTACATCGCCTAATGCTCTCAGTGGTGGACAACAAAGACGTTTAGCCCTGGCTGTACAGTTGATTCGCCAACCAAACCTATTACTACTAGATGAACCTACAGCAGGTCTGGATTGGTCAATGCGTCGTCAACTAGTGACTTTACTAGAGAGACTCAAGAAAAACTGGACAATACTGGTGGTCACCCATGACGCGGGGGACCTATTACCAATAGCAGATTGTTGTTGGAATCTCCACCATGGTATTTTGAGTCCTATTGCTCCCAGTTTAGAGTCAATAGCGAAGTAACTATGGTAAGTATGGATAGGGAAAGTGGCGGTACTTTACCGGAGATGGCAGAAATTTGGCAGGAAACATTAAATTGGCAACCCACAATTGAACAGGGGAATCAACTGCAAAAGCTGTACGATTTGATTGTACTTGCTAATCGTCAAATCAACTTAACTCGAATTACCGAACCCAAAGAATTCTGGGAAAAACATCTTTGGGATTCTTTAAGAGGAGTTGCACCACAGCAGCATTTTTTACCAGAATTGAATGCAGCTGGGTCAATAATTGACATTGGTAGCGGTGCGGGATTTCCTGGTCTACCAATTGGGATAGTTTTTCCTCATTACCAGGTAACTCTACTAGATTCTACTCGCAAGAAAGTTAACTTTATCAACAGTGCTATAGAAAAACTAACCCTGAGTAATGCAACAACAATTCTAGGAAGAGCGGAGGAAATTGGACAGCAAACCCCATACAGGGAGAAATATGATTTAGCAGTCATCCGCGCTGTAGCTAGTGCTCCCGTATGTAGTGAATATACTTTACCCTTAATCAAAAAAGGCGGTTTGGCAATCATTTATCGGGGAACCTGGACGCAGGAAGAAAATCAAAATTTAGAACACGCTGCCAATATTTTGGGAGCTAGGATAGAACTGATAGATAGATTTACCACTCCCCTGACTAAAAGTGTTCGTCACTGTGTATATTTAAAGAAGGTGCTACACACACCCATAAGCTTTCCCCGTCCTGTGGGTGTACCCATCCAAAATCCATTATGTTAAATAAACCCCCGACAAGTCGGGGGAGCGTTAACTAAGGATCTACCCAACGACCATCACCTTTAATTAAATTAATTAATTCTTCCACCCCTTGGTCCTCTGGAACCTTTTTAATCTCCTCTCTACCTCTATACAAAGAGATAAAACCAGGATTTTTACCAACATATCCATAGTCCGCATCGGCCATTTCCCCCGGACCGTTGACAATACAACCCATAACAGCAATATCTAACCCGGTTAAATGTTTCGTTGCTTCCCGAACTTTATGTAACACCTCCTCTAGGTTAAATAAAGTCCTACCACAGGAAGGACAAGCAACGTACTCAACCATTGTTTTCCGCAAACCAAGAGCTTGAAGAATGCTGTAACAAACAGGAATCTCCTTTTCCGGTGATTCTGTTAAAGACACGCGAATGGTATCACCAATACCATCTGCTAACAAG from Cylindrospermopsis curvispora GIHE-G1 harbors:
- a CDS encoding NUDIX hydrolase yields the protein MNKPGEIRVIVLALIRDGERIFVSEGYDPTKQSTFYRALGGGIEFGESSRMALAREFQEEIQAELTNISYLGCIENLFIFDGNQGHEIIQLYQCDFADPRFYQIESLTFSETPQKKHRALWVEISKFKSGELRLVPEIFFDYL
- a CDS encoding DUF3531 family protein encodes the protein MHIQFREFNPFDVWIWFKFGTIPSPQEKQYVEEVFNSWFYLGKLGGFNAENLQIQETGVDLNYIDYDREGYSRSMVALMHNMGEFEYEGEWGRCWFDLGTSDAIALDILLNALLQLNEEYIVIEILYIGGENEDWPVENEEMRAYSIYEN
- a CDS encoding Sll0314/Alr1548 family TPR repeat-containing protein; this translates as MISKGFLIAFLTPTRNLSFVRVVSMATLALGLSINTAFAGDPFRVNQPHKIGDRTEAAFRAIFEQGNYGAGEDHLKKAMVEEPGEPLVYALKASLSYVNQDWVALEKYSRKTLETGEKLTATNPLRGNLYTGVGNFLIGATTLTRQGVWKGASQAFLQLKKVYEYLDQAEAIDANDPELNLIRGYMNLMLAVNLPFTSPEQAIEQWQQNAAPRYLVDRGIALAYRDLQQYQEALEYVNRALNSTSDNPEIYYLKAQILHEQAKREQDQNLIQQAIANFDLALAKKSQIPSSLVKQIEYERSQAQARLKSN
- a CDS encoding ABC transporter ATP-binding protein, with product MLYLQNLTYHPTACPTPILQAINLELPPQKLGLVIGPSGSGKSTLLEILSGLAEPTSGGIFWREQELVPEHLQQLAGIVFQFPERHFCGGTILEELRLGHPELGLERVKNALKEVGLESLPLSTSPNALSGGQQRRLALAVQLIRQPNLLLLDEPTAGLDWSMRRQLVTLLERLKKNWTILVVTHDAGDLLPIADCCWNLHHGILSPIAPSLESIAK
- the rsmG gene encoding 16S rRNA (guanine(527)-N(7))-methyltransferase RsmG yields the protein MDRESGGTLPEMAEIWQETLNWQPTIEQGNQLQKLYDLIVLANRQINLTRITEPKEFWEKHLWDSLRGVAPQQHFLPELNAAGSIIDIGSGAGFPGLPIGIVFPHYQVTLLDSTRKKVNFINSAIEKLTLSNATTILGRAEEIGQQTPYREKYDLAVIRAVASAPVCSEYTLPLIKKGGLAIIYRGTWTQEENQNLEHAANILGARIELIDRFTTPLTKSVRHCVYLKKVLHTPISFPRPVGVPIQNPLC